In the Campylobacteraceae bacterium genome, one interval contains:
- a CDS encoding phosphoglycerate kinase, whose product MKLQEIKSLDIAGKKIFIRCDFNVPMDEYFNITDDRRIKSALNTIRYCIDNDCAVILASHFGRPKDKYDERYSLKPIAKRLHTLLKQEIKMAKNVIQPDTLEIAKNLQAGEILLLENVRYNPGEISNDEEFASTLASMADVYINDAFGVSHRAHASVEAITKYFDKEHKAAGFLLAKEIKFFHHIVNEPKRPFVSIVGGSKISGKLEALHNLITKVDKIIIGGGMAFTFLKAQGHEIGKSLVEDDLIPDALRIMEKAKELGVKFYLPVDVVVAEAFDAEAIAKVTTIQEIPKKWMALDVGPATASLFNLAIQDANTILWNGPMGVYEMDKFMKGSMKLSHAVASSFATTVVGGGDTADLVRITGDEDEMTFISTGGGASLELIEGKILPGVKALVIGE is encoded by the coding sequence ATGAAATTACAAGAAATTAAAAGCTTAGATATAGCAGGAAAAAAGATATTTATTAGATGTGATTTTAATGTTCCTATGGATGAATATTTTAATATTACAGATGACAGGCGAATTAAATCGGCATTAAATACAATTCGATATTGTATTGACAATGATTGTGCTGTTATTTTGGCTTCACATTTTGGAAGACCAAAAGATAAATATGATGAAAGATATTCTTTAAAACCTATTGCTAAACGTTTGCATACACTTTTAAAACAAGAAATCAAAATGGCAAAAAATGTTATTCAGCCTGATACTTTGGAAATTGCAAAAAACCTACAAGCAGGTGAAATATTATTACTTGAAAATGTACGTTACAATCCGGGTGAAATAAGTAATGATGAAGAATTCGCAAGCACATTAGCTTCAATGGCAGATGTTTATATCAATGATGCTTTTGGTGTATCTCACAGAGCTCATGCTTCTGTAGAAGCTATTACAAAATACTTTGATAAAGAACATAAAGCGGCTGGATTTTTACTTGCAAAAGAAATTAAATTTTTTCACCATATTGTAAATGAACCAAAACGTCCTTTTGTATCTATTGTTGGAGGTTCTAAAATATCTGGAAAATTAGAAGCTTTACATAACTTAATTACCAAAGTAGATAAGATTATTATTGGTGGAGGAATGGCTTTTACTTTTCTTAAAGCTCAAGGACACGAAATTGGTAAATCTTTAGTAGAAGATGATCTAATTCCAGATGCTTTAAGAATTATGGAAAAAGCAAAAGAATTAGGTGTTAAATTTTATTTACCAGTAGATGTTGTAGTTGCGGAAGCTTTTGATGCAGAAGCTATTGCAAAAGTAACAACTATACAAGAAATTCCTAAAAAATGGATGGCTCTAGATGTAGGACCTGCAACTGCTTCTTTATTTAATTTAGCTATTCAAGATGCAAATACTATTTTATGGAATGGTCCAATGGGTGTTTATGAAATGGACAAGTTTATGAAAGGATCTATGAAACTTTCGCATGCTGTTGCTTCTTCTTTTGCAACAACAGTTGTTGGAGGTGGTGATACTGCTGACTTAGTAAGAATTACAGGCGATGAAGATGAAATGACTTTTATATCAACAGGTGGGGGAGCTTCTTTAGAATTAATAGAAGGTAAAATACTGCCTGGTGTAAAAGCATTAGTAATAGGAGAATAA